The segment GCGTCAGGACTCGCTTCCTCGTCCAGGCCAAACACTTGAGCCGCCAGCTGCTCCTTGCTCATGACCCTTCCCGGCCGTGCAATCAGCGCTTCGAGCACGGCTTGCTCGCGAGAGGTCAGGGTCAGCAGCTCATCACCCAGGGAAAAGCGTCGGGTGCCCAGGTCGTACACCAGGGACCCGCATTGCTGCTGGCGTTCGCCGCCCAACACGCTACGGCGCAACAGCGCTTTGACCCGCGCCTCCAGCTCGGTCAGCTCAAAAGGCTTGGCCAGGTAATCATCGGCCCCAAGGTTGAGCCCATGAACCCGGTCCTTTACGTCGCTGCGCGCCGTCAGCATCAACACCGGCAAGGTTTTGCCACGGGCACGCAAACGCGCCAGCACTTCAAAACCATTCATGCGAGGCAATCCCACATCTAGGATCGCCACTGCATATTCTTCGCTGCTCAAGGCCAGGTCGGCCGCCACGCCATCGTGCAGTACATCCACGGTCAGGCCAGTGCCTTTCAAGGCCTGGGCAACACTCTCGGCCAGCTGTAGCTGATCTTCGACCAAAAGCACACGCATCGTGTTTACCTCAATTTTTTTGTCCGGGCCGCAGCCTTTTGTGCGCGGAGTGTACAGACGACAGGAGTGCTGTGAAGCCCAAAAACAGGGAATGTCTACTGAAAGGTTAGCGAAAGGTTGACGAGCTAGCATCGCGAGACTGACAGGAATCTCTGTTGCCGTTATGCACAGCACAACGGCCCGAAAAACGCCTTGAAGCGTTTTCGTCAATAAGAACAATAACGGAGCACCCCATGCTGACTTATCAGTCCAAGACCCCTCGCTTCTGTATTTCTTGCGTGTCCGATACTCCCCTCGCGGCCCCTGCGAGTGGCTGTCTGCCGTCTGCACGTTCTACGTAACGCGGGTGGAGCACGGCTCTGCGCCAACGATTCCAAGCAACAAAAAATGCCCTATAAAAACAAAAGCTCCTGAGGAGACGATATGAAACTTCCCCTGCGCACCCTGGCACTCGCTGCCGGCTGCATGCTGTTCACCGGCCAGCTCATGGCCGAGCCAAAACGTCCTGAATGCATTGCCCCGGCCTCCCCCGGCGGTGGCTTCGACCTCACCTGCAAACTGGCGCAAAGCGCACTGGTGAACGAAAAGCTGCTCAGCAAGCCGATGCGCGTGACCTACATGCCCGGTGGCGTGGGCGCCGTTGCCTATAACGCCGTGGTCGCCCAGCGCCCGGCCGATGGTGGCACCCTGGTCGCCTGGTCCAGCGGCTCATTGCTCAACCTGGCGCAGGGCAAATTCGGTCGTTTCGATGAAGGTGCCGTGCGCTGGCTGGCTGCTGTCGGCACCAGCTACGGAGCGATTGCGGTGAAAAACGACTCGCCCTACAAAAATCTCGACGATCTGGTTCAAGCACTGAAGAAAGATCCGAGCAAAGTGGTGATTGGTTCGGGCGGCACGGTGGGCAGCCAGGACTGGATGCAAACGGCACTGATTGCCAAGGCTGCCGGGATCAACCCCCGCGACCTGCGTTATGTGGCACTGGAAGGTGGTGGTGAAATCGCCACAGCGTTGCTGGGCGGCCATATCCAGGTCGGCAGCACGGACATTTCCGACTCCATGCCGCATATCCAGAGCGGCGACATGCGCCTGCTGGCGGTGTTCGCCAACGAACGCCTGGACGAGCCGGAGATGAAGGACATTCCGACCGCCAAAGAGCAGGGCTATGACATTGTCTGGCCCGTGGTGCGCGGCTTCTACCTGGGGCCGAAGGTCAGCGACGAGGATTACGCCTGGTGGAAAGCGGCTTTCGACAAGCTGCTGGTCTCCGAAGAGTTCAACACCCTGCGCGATCAGCGAGAGCTGTTCCCGTTTGCCATGACCGGCCCGGAGCTGGACACCTACGTCAAAAAGCAGGTGGCTGACTACAAAGTCCTGGCCCAGGAATTTGGCCTCATTCAGTAAGCCTTACTGACCGGTAACCGGGCCACGATCCTTCGCAGGCCCGGTTCAGGAGTGAACCATGCTCTTCCAACGCATTTTTGCCTCAGTGCTGCTGCTCGCGTGTGCCGCACTGGCGCTGATGGCCTGGCCCTATCAGGCGCAGTTTTCCTATGAACCCGTTGGCCCGCGGGCCTTCCCGCTGCTGATGCTCGGCCTGATGGGACTGGGGCTTGTCTACATGATTTTTCGCCCCACGCCCGTCGTCCACAGTGAAGACGACCCGCAGCTGGACCGCGAAACCCTGACCAAGATCGCGCTGTGCACCGTGTTGCTGCTGATCTTCGCCGGTACGTTCGAGCTCTTGGGTTTTATCCTTAGCAGCATCCTGATCGGTATCCCGATGGCACGCCTGTATGGCGGACGCTGGCTACCCAGTTGCGTGATCGTCAGCCTGATAAGCGTCGGTCTTTATCTGCTGTTCGATAAAGCGATGGACGTCCCACTGCCGCTTGGCCTGCTCGAAGCTCTGGAGAACTGATATGGATACTTTTGGCTATTTGGGCCAGGGCTTTGGCGTCGCACTCAGCCCGTACAACCTGGTCACCGCGCTTTGCGGGACTCTGATCGGCACGGTGGTCGGCCTGTTGCCGGGGCTTGGGCCGATCAACGGGGTCGCACTGCTGATTCCAATCGCATTTGCCCTGGGCCTGCCACCGGAGTCTGCCCTGATTCTGCTGGCCGCGGTCTATCTGGGCTGTGAATACGGCGGCCGTATCAGCTCAATCCTGCTGAACATCCCGGGCGAAGCGTCCACCGTGATGACCACCCTCGACGGCTACCCTATGGCCCGCAAGGGGCTGGCCGGGGTGGCGCTGTCGCTGTCCGCGTGGAGCTCGTTCATCGGCGCCTTCATTGCCACCTGTGGAATGGTGCTGTTCGCCCCGTTATTGGCCAAGTGGGCGATTGCCTTCGGCCCGGCGGAATATTTCGTGCTGATGGTGTTCGCCATCGTTTGCCTGGGCGGCATGGCTGGGGACCGCCCTCTCAAGACCTTTATCGCTGCACTTATCGGGCTGTTTCTGTCTACAGTCGGGATTGATGCCAACAGCGGTGTTTACCGGTTCACCGGCGACAACATCCACCTGACTGACGGCATTCAGTTTGTCGTGCTGGTACTGGGCCTGTTTTCCATCAGCGAAATCCTGTTGCTGCTGGAGAAAACCCACCGCGGCCAGGAAGCCGTGAAGGCCACGGGCCGCATGATGTTCAACTTCAAGGAAGCGTCTGCTGTATTTGTCGTGAACATCCGTTGCGGCTTGCTCGGCTTCATCATGGGCGTACTCCCGGGGGCAGGCGCAACACTGGCCAGCGCCGTGGCCTACATGACCGAGAAACGTCTGGCAGGCGCTAGCGGAAAATTCGGCCAGGGCGACATGCGTGGTCTGGCAGCACCTGAAACCGCAATCGGCGCTTCGGCCTGCGGCGCACTGGTGCCCATGCTGACTCTCGGCGTACCGGGTTCCGGCACCACGGCGGTGATGATCGGCGCCCTGTCGCTGTACAACATCACCCCGGGCCCGCTGCTGTTCCAACAGCAACCCGATATCGTCTGGGGCCTGATTGCGTCGTTGTTTATCGCCAACATCATGCTGGTCATCCTCAATATCCCGATGATCCGCATCTTCACCCGCATTCTCTCGGTGCCAAACTGGGCGCTGGTGCCGGTGATCGCAATCATTACCGCAATCGGTGTCTACGCCGTGCACGCCACCACGTTCGATCTGTTCCTGATGATCGGTATCGGCATCTTCGGCTACATCCTGCGCAAGCTCGACTTCCCGCTCTCTCCGGTACTGCTGGGGTTCATCCTGGGTGGTTTGATGGAGCAGAACTTGCGTCGTGCGTTGTCGATTTCCAACGGTGCGCTGGAGATCCTGTGGGCAAGCCCGATCACCCTGGGTGTCTGGGTACTGACGGCGATCATGTTGCTGCTGCCTGTGCTGCGCATCTGGCGCAAGCGTAGTGCTCAACGTCGCGCCTTGGCCGATGCTTGATTCAGGATTCAGGCACTGGTGGGGCACGCCACTGGTCGGTCTGGCCGGTGGCTACCTCGCCAGCCTGATCGGCTGGCCGTTGCCGTGGATGGTCGGCTCCTTGCTGGCCATCATCCTGGTGCGCTGCCTGACACCCTGGCAGTTGGCCGAGATCCCTGGCGGACGTAAATGCGGTCAGTGGATTGTGGGCATCGGTATCGGCCTGCACTTCACGCCCGTGGTCATGGAGCAGGTGCTGGCACACTTCTGGCTGATCCTGGCGGGCGCCCTGCTCACCAGCGTATCGAGCGTCATCGGTGTGTGGCTGATGCGCCGCAGTGGTGAGGACCGCGCCACGGCGTTCTTCTCCAGCATGCCTGGTGGTTCGGGTGAGATGGTCAACCTCGGCGCCCGCAACGGCGCCGTGTTGAGCCGGGTTGCTGCTGGCCAGAGCCTGCGGGTGCTGACCGTTGTACTGTGCGTCCCGGCAGCCTTCAAATACCTGATGGGCGAAGGCGCTCCCGCCTTGCAGCCCGCACCTGTCAATTTTTACTGGTTGGCGCTGCTGTTTCCGGCAGGGGCTTTGCTGGCCTGGATCTGGCAACGCTTGCGCCAGCCCAATCCGTGGCTGTTCGGGCCGCTGCTGGTCAGCGCCAGCGTCAGTATCCTGTGGGATTTGCACACTGGCCTGCCGGACGGCAGCAGCCAGATGGGCCAGTGGCTGATTGGCAGCGGGCTGGGTTGTCACTTCAACCGGGCGTTCTTTCGTCGGGCGCCGTCCTTTCTCGGACGAACCTTGCTCGGCACCGCGGTGACAATGCTGATCGCCAGCCTGTGTGCGCTGGGCTTGAGCACCCTGACCCAGCTCGATCTGCGCTCCATGACCCTGGGCATGATGCCCGGTGGTATCGCAGAAATGAGCCTCACGGCAGAAACCCTGCAACTGTCAGTCCCGCTGGTCACGGCCTTGCAGGTCATGCGGCTGATCTTCGTGCTGTTTTTAGCCGAACCCCTGTTTCGATACTGGGTTCGCCAGGACCACAACGGGTCATCTCTGTAATCCTGGGCACACCCGATGTCGCGGGTGTGCCTCCTCCCATGCACTTAAACCGGCGGCAGTTTCCAGTCGATCGGGGACAGGCCGTTTTGCTCAAGGAACTTGTTGGTCCGACTGAAGTGGCCGTTACCAATAAAACCCCGATAGGCAGACAACGGTGAAGGATGCACCGAGGTCAGCACCAGATGCTTGGTCGCATCAATGAGTTTTTGCTTGCTCTGGGCATGGGCACCCCACAACAGGAAAACCAGCTTGGGCTGCTGCTCGCTCACCACCTGGATAATCCGGTCAGTGAAGTGTTCCCAGCCTTTTTTGGCATGGGAGGCCGCATTGGCGCGCTCCACCGTCATTGTCGTGTTGAGCAGCAATACACCCTGCTCGGCCCAATGCTGCAGGCAGCCGTGGGGGGCGATATCGATGTTCAGGTCACGTTTGAGCTCTTTATAGATATTGACCAGCGAAGGCGGCGTCGGGATACCGGGCTGCACTGAAAAACACAGGCCATGCGCCTGGCCCGGGCCGTGGTAAGGATCCTGCCCCAGAATCACCACCTTGATCTTGTCCAGCGGCGTCAGGTTCAGGGCGTTGAAAATAAGCGGACCTGGCGGGTAGATCTCTTTGCCGGCGGCATGCTCCTGGCGCAAGAATTCGCGCAGCCCGGCCATGTAAGGTTTATCGAACTCCTCACGCAAAGCCTGCTTCCAGACAGGTTCAAGTTTTATACGGTCATCCGACGTCATGGCTACATCCTGAAAAACAATGGGGCGGACACTAGAAAAGCCCGCCCCCATTGTCAACTGCCCTAACGGCCCCGCCACCCTCCGCCATTATCGGGGCCCCTGCCATAACCAGGCCCGTGGCCAGGATGATAGCCTCGCTCGCGGTAGTAGCCCCGTGGTGCAGGGTAGTAACGCGGCCCCTGATAGTAGCGTGGAGCTGGCGCGTAGTAGCCACGCGGGTAAACATAGTAAGGACGGTAACCGCCTTCGTAATAAGTGACCGGAGCCGAGTACACCTCAGAGCGGTAGTAACCGGAACTGCCCGAGTAGTAAGGCACGCAGGCTGTCACAGATAAGCTGATGGCAATGATAGAAAGTAGGCGACGATACATGGCGGCCTCCTGGACCGCGAAAGAGCACCCCCAGCGACGCTGGGGGGCGACAAACAGCAACAGCGTCTGACACCTGTTAAGACAGCAAAAATGATATTCAGTGCCGTTGATAAAACGCGTCAGACCTGCAGATCCGACCAAGGGTGAGTGCCATCCCTG is part of the Pseudomonas sp. ML2-2023-3 genome and harbors:
- the ung gene encoding uracil-DNA glycosylase, with translation MTSDDRIKLEPVWKQALREEFDKPYMAGLREFLRQEHAAGKEIYPPGPLIFNALNLTPLDKIKVVILGQDPYHGPGQAHGLCFSVQPGIPTPPSLVNIYKELKRDLNIDIAPHGCLQHWAEQGVLLLNTTMTVERANAASHAKKGWEHFTDRIIQVVSEQQPKLVFLLWGAHAQSKQKLIDATKHLVLTSVHPSPLSAYRGFIGNGHFSRTNKFLEQNGLSPIDWKLPPV
- a CDS encoding response regulator; this translates as MRVLLVEDQLQLAESVAQALKGTGLTVDVLHDGVAADLALSSEEYAVAILDVGLPRMNGFEVLARLRARGKTLPVLMLTARSDVKDRVHGLNLGADDYLAKPFELTELEARVKALLRRSVLGGERQQQCGSLVYDLGTRRFSLGDELLTLTSREQAVLEALIARPGRVMSKEQLAAQVFGLDEEASPDAIEIYIHRLRKKLDGQAVAIVTFRGLGYLLESRDV
- a CDS encoding tripartite tricarboxylate transporter permease, which translates into the protein MDTFGYLGQGFGVALSPYNLVTALCGTLIGTVVGLLPGLGPINGVALLIPIAFALGLPPESALILLAAVYLGCEYGGRISSILLNIPGEASTVMTTLDGYPMARKGLAGVALSLSAWSSFIGAFIATCGMVLFAPLLAKWAIAFGPAEYFVLMVFAIVCLGGMAGDRPLKTFIAALIGLFLSTVGIDANSGVYRFTGDNIHLTDGIQFVVLVLGLFSISEILLLLEKTHRGQEAVKATGRMMFNFKEASAVFVVNIRCGLLGFIMGVLPGAGATLASAVAYMTEKRLAGASGKFGQGDMRGLAAPETAIGASACGALVPMLTLGVPGSGTTAVMIGALSLYNITPGPLLFQQQPDIVWGLIASLFIANIMLVILNIPMIRIFTRILSVPNWALVPVIAIITAIGVYAVHATTFDLFLMIGIGIFGYILRKLDFPLSPVLLGFILGGLMEQNLRRALSISNGALEILWASPITLGVWVLTAIMLLLPVLRIWRKRSAQRRALADA
- a CDS encoding tripartite tricarboxylate transporter substrate binding protein — encoded protein: MKLPLRTLALAAGCMLFTGQLMAEPKRPECIAPASPGGGFDLTCKLAQSALVNEKLLSKPMRVTYMPGGVGAVAYNAVVAQRPADGGTLVAWSSGSLLNLAQGKFGRFDEGAVRWLAAVGTSYGAIAVKNDSPYKNLDDLVQALKKDPSKVVIGSGGTVGSQDWMQTALIAKAAGINPRDLRYVALEGGGEIATALLGGHIQVGSTDISDSMPHIQSGDMRLLAVFANERLDEPEMKDIPTAKEQGYDIVWPVVRGFYLGPKVSDEDYAWWKAAFDKLLVSEEFNTLRDQRELFPFAMTGPELDTYVKKQVADYKVLAQEFGLIQ
- a CDS encoding AbrB family transcriptional regulator, whose amino-acid sequence is MLDSGFRHWWGTPLVGLAGGYLASLIGWPLPWMVGSLLAIILVRCLTPWQLAEIPGGRKCGQWIVGIGIGLHFTPVVMEQVLAHFWLILAGALLTSVSSVIGVWLMRRSGEDRATAFFSSMPGGSGEMVNLGARNGAVLSRVAAGQSLRVLTVVLCVPAAFKYLMGEGAPALQPAPVNFYWLALLFPAGALLAWIWQRLRQPNPWLFGPLLVSASVSILWDLHTGLPDGSSQMGQWLIGSGLGCHFNRAFFRRAPSFLGRTLLGTAVTMLIASLCALGLSTLTQLDLRSMTLGMMPGGIAEMSLTAETLQLSVPLVTALQVMRLIFVLFLAEPLFRYWVRQDHNGSSL
- a CDS encoding tripartite tricarboxylate transporter TctB family protein — its product is MLFQRIFASVLLLACAALALMAWPYQAQFSYEPVGPRAFPLLMLGLMGLGLVYMIFRPTPVVHSEDDPQLDRETLTKIALCTVLLLIFAGTFELLGFILSSILIGIPMARLYGGRWLPSCVIVSLISVGLYLLFDKAMDVPLPLGLLEALEN